Sequence from the Candidatus Accumulibacter similis genome:
GAGCCGCGCACGACAGGCGGCCAGGTGCTCCGCCGGGAGTGCCTCGCTGCGGGTCATGCCGGCCATCCGGCCATCAGCCACAGGCGAAGATGGCGTCGATCGCGTGCTCGAGCGTATCGCGGATGTCGCGGTCGTCGGTGATCGGACGCACGAGCGCCATGCGGCAGGCGTCGCCGCCAGCGACCCCGTTCCGGATCAGCGTCGCCGCATAGACGAGCAGGCGCGTCGACACGCCTTCGTCGAGACCATGGCCCTTGAGGCGGCGCGCGGCAGCGGCGACGGCAACGAGCTGCGTCGCCAACGCGTGATCGATGCCGCTTTCGCTGGCGAGGATCGTCGCTTCGAGCTCGGCCTCCGGGTAGTCGAAGTCGAAAGCGGTGAAACGCTGCTTGGTCGACTGCTTGAGATCCTTCATCAGGCTCTGGTAACCGGGGTTGTACGAGATGACGAGCTGGAAGTCCGCATGCGCGCGCAGCAGTTCACCCTTCTTGTCGAGCGGCAGCGTCCGCCGGTGGTCGGTCAGCGGATGGATGACGACGGTCGTATCCTGGCGTGCCTCGACGATCTCGTCGAGATAGCAGATGGCGCCGATGCGTGCGGCGGTGGTCAGCGGACCGTCGAGCCAGCGCGTGCCGCCGGCTTCGAGGAGGTAGCGGCCGACCAGATCCGAGGCGGTCATGTCCTCGTTGCAGGCCACCGTGATCAGCGGCCGGTCGAGCTTCCAGGCCATGTATTCGATGAAGCGCGACTTGCCGCAACCCGTCGGCCCCTTCACCATCACCGGCAGGCGGGCGGCGTAGGCTGCGGCATAGAGCGCGACCTCGTTGTCCTGCTGGCGGTAGAAGGGTTCCTGGCGCACCCGGTACTGCTCGCTGTCGGTCATTGCCTGCTCCTGCCGAGCCGGCGGGCGAACGCCGCCGCGCGGCTGCCTGTCATCGGTCCGTCTCCCTGCGGCTGCCCGCCGCCCGATTCAACGATGCACGCCGAGCCGGTCGCGCCAGCCCGGATGGAGCATGTCGGCATCGCCGGGAAACGATTCGAAGGCGCGGGCGAACTCCCGGTGCTGGCGCGCCCATTCGATCGGGTCGGCGCCGGCCTTCCAGCACTCGTAGGCCTGGCGCAGCGAGATCGCGCCGGCGGCCGGGCTGTCGATGTGGCCGTAAGAGCCGCCACCCGCGGTGTTGATGACGTTGCCGTGACCGAGGTTGGCGAAGAAACCCGGCAGGCGCAGGGCGTTCATGCCGCCCGAGATGATCGGTGTCGTCGGCTTCATGCCGTACCATTTCTGGTAGTAGGCGGGACCCTGGTACTCGTCGCGTTCGATGATGTAGGCGATCGCCCGGTCATCGGCGTCGCCTTCCATCTTGCCGAAGCCCATGGTGCCGACGTGTATCCCCGAGGCCCCCTGCAGCCGCGCCATCTTGGCCAGGACATAGGCGGTGTAGCCGCGTTTCGAACTCGGCGAGGTGATGGCGCCATGTCCGGCACGGTGGTAGTGCAGATACTGGTTGGGGTATTGCCGGCGAGCGGTGGTGACCATGCCGGGGCCGCCGACATAGCCGTCGACGAGGAAGGCCACCTTGTCGGCATCCGGGCCGAAGGTCTCGAGGATGTAGTCGGCACGCGCACACATCTCGTAATGGTCGTCGGCGGTGATGTTGGCGGAGAAGATCTTTGCCTGACCGGTTTCGTCCTGCGCCCGCTTCATCGCATCGTAGACGAGTGGCATGACCTTCTTCATCGGCGCGAACACCTGGTTGCCCTGCGGCTCGTCGTTCTTGATGAAGTCGCCACCGAGCCAGAACTGGTAGGCGGCGGCGGCGAAGGGTTCCGGGCGCAGGCCAAGCTTCGGCTTGATGATCGTGCCGGCGATGTAGCCGCCGTCGCGGATCGGCCGTCCGAGGATGCGCCAGAGATCGGAGATGTCCTTGGCCGGCCCGTCGAAGAGTTGCAGCGCGCGCTCCGGGACGTAGAAATCGTAGATCTTGGCGTGCTCGATGTCGCCCATTCCCTGGTTGTTGCCGATGCACAGCGTCAGGAAGGAGACGATCATCATGCGGCCGTCGGTGACATTGCGGTCGAAGAGTTCGAGCGGATAGGCGATGCGCATCTCCTCGCTGGCTTCGTCGATGTGGTAGACCAGCGCGTCGACGCCACGCGTGAAGTCGTCCGTCGTGCTCACCTCGACGTTGGTGCCGGTCGACGATTCGGCAGCGAAGTGGGCGGCTGCCGGCAGGTAATCGTGACCGGCCTTCGGCTTCATCTTGTAGGCGACGAGGATGTGCCGGCCACCCTGGATCAGGTCCTCTTCGCGGAGGCCGAGGTCGGCGTAACGATTCGATTGGTCCATGTTGGTCTCCCTTGCGTGGATGTGAAAAAGAGCGATCCTTCAGGCACGAATCGACGGTGATCAGCGTCGGCGTCCCGGCGGCCGCAGCGGCAAGCAGGCCCGGCCGCGAATCCTTCAGTGCCGTCTCGGGACCAGGGGTCATGGGTGATGGTCTGCGGATCGGAGTGCGAGCAGTTTAGGCGGCAAAATAGATTATTTAAAGTTAAACTTTTTGCGTATTATCGTTAGCTATAACTTTCTTTTGAGACGCCCCGGCCATGCCACCGTGAAGGTTGTCGACGACGAGCCGCGGCAGCCGGCCCCGCCTGCCGAGCAGCCGACCTGGCGGCCGGAGTCGCAAGCGGCCGTCAGGGCTGCGGCGAGGAAGGTGGCAAAAGTACCGCTTTTGGCGGATAATCCGCGCATGCGATTCAACCTCCCCTCCCGGATCCGCGAAGCATCGTGCCCACACCATTTGCCCCCTTGACCAGCGTCATCCGCGCCCTCGCGATGGACGCGGTGCAGCAAGCCAACTCCGGTCACCCAGGGATGCCGATGGGAATGGCCGAAATCGCGGAAGTACTCTGGCGCCGCCACCTGCGCCATGACCCGGCCGATCCCGGCTGGCCCGACCGTGACCGCTTCGTCCTCTCGAACGGACACGGCTCGATGCTGCTTTACGCCCTGCTGCATCTCAGCGGCTACGACGTCTCGCTCGACGACCTGAAGAAGTTCCGCCAGTTCCGCTCGCGGACTCCGGGCCACCCCGAGGTCGGCCACACTGCCGGCGTCGAAACGACCACCGGCCCGCTCGGGCAGGGACTCGCCAACGCCGTCGGCATGGCGATCGCGGAACGGTTGCTCGCCGCCGAATTCAACCGGCCCGGACACGAGGTCGTCAACCACATGACCTACGTCTTCGTCGGCGACGGCTGCCTGATGGAGGGAATCTCGCACGAGGCCTGCTCGCTCGCCGGCACCCTCGGACTCGGCAAGCTGGTGGCCATCTACGACGACAACGGCATCTCGATCGACGGTCAGGTCGCGGGCTGGTTCACCGACGATACCCGGCAGCGCTTCGAAGCCTATGGCTGGCAGGTGATCGCCGGCGTCGACGGCCACGACGCACAGGCGATCGACGAAGCGCTGCTCGCCGCACGGACCACTGGCGAGCGGCCGACGCTGATCTGCTGCCGGACACAGATCGGCTTTGGCGCACCGAACAAGGCGGGCAGCCACGACGCGCACGGCGCGCCGCTCGGCGCCGCCGAAGTGGCCGCGACGCGCGCGCACATCGACTGGCCGCACGCCCCTTTCGACATTCCCGTCGAGGTCTATGAACAGTGGGACGGCCGCGTCCGCGGCGGTTTCTTGCACAGCAACTGGCAGACGCGCTTCGCCGCCTATGCCGCGGCCTTCCCCGAGCAGGCTGCCGAGTTCAGCCGCCGCATGCAGGGCGAACTGCCGACCGGCTGGCAGGATACCGTTGCCGGTTGCCTGGCCGGCGCCGTCAGTGCCGGGGGCGTCGCCACGCGCAAGGCCTCGCAGAACGCAATCGCTGCCTTGGCGCCGCAACTGCCGGAGCTGGTGGGTGGCTCGGCAGACCTGACCGGATCCAACCTGACCTGGTGGCCGGGCGCGCAGGCAATCGCTCGCCAACAGGGCGGCAACTACATCTACTATGGCGTGCGCGAGTTCGCCATGACGGCGATCGCCAACGGCCTGGCGCTGCACGGCGGCCTGATTCCCTACACCGCCACCTTCCTGGTGTTCTCCGATTACGCGCGCAGCGCCATCCGCATGGCGGCGCTGATGAGGCTGCGGCAGATCATGGTCTACACGCATGACTCGATCGGCCTCGGCGAGGATGGACCGACACACCAGCCGATCGAGCATCTCGCCTGCCTGCGTTTGATCCCGAACGTCGACCTCTGGCGGCCAGCCGACGCCGTTGAGACCGCGATCGCCTGGGTGGCCGGCATCGAGCGCCGCGACGGGCCGACGATTCTCGCCCTCTCGCGGCAGAATCTGCCTGTCGTCAGCAGCGCCGCCGCCGCTTCCGCGATCCGCCGTGGCGGCTACGTGCTGGCGGACCGCCCGGCGCCGCGGGTCATCCTGATCGCCACCGGCTCCGAGGTTCGCCTGGCGCTCGATGCGCAGCAGGCGCTGGCGACCGACGGTATCGCCGCACGCGTGGTGTCGATGCCCTGCGTTGAGGCTTTCGACCGCCAGGAGACAGCCTATCGCGACGCCGTTCTGACACGCGCCATACCGCGGCTGGCGATCGAGGCCGGGGTGAGCAGCTTCTGGTACAAGTACGTTGGACTCGACGGTGCCGTGCTCGGCATCGATCGATTTGGAGAGTCGGCACCCGCCGACCAGTTGTTTGACTCTTTCGGTTTCACCGTGGCCAATGTGGTCAGGATCGTGAAATCACTGCTGTAATTTTTCCAAGGAGACCGTTTCAATGACTATCAAGGTGGGCATCAATGGCTTTGGCCGTATCGGCCGCATGGTTTTTCGCGCTGCCGTCAAGCACTTCCCGGACATCGAGGTGGTCGGCATCAACGACCTGCTCGAGCCAGACTATCTGGCGTACATGCTGAAGTACGATTCGGTCCACCGCCGCTTCGACGGTGACATTTCCGTCGACGGCAACACGCTGGTGGTCAATGGCAAGAGAATCCGCCTGACCGCCGTCAAGGATCCCGCCGAGCTGAAGTGGGATGAAGTCGGCGCCGACGTCGTCGTCGAATCGACCGGCCTCTTCCTGACCCTCGACACCTGCCAGAAGCACATCGCCGCCGGCGCCAGGAAGGTGATCCAGAGCGCCCCGAGCAAGGATGACACGCCGATGTTCGTGTTCGGCGTCAACGACAAGACCTACGCCGGCCAGACGATCATCTCGAATGCTTCGTGCACCACCAACTGCCTGGCACCGGTGGCCAAGGTCCTCAACGACAACTGGGGCATCAAGCGCGGCCTGATGACTACCGTCCATGCTGCCACCGCCACCCAGAAGACCGTCGATGGTCCGTCGAACAAGGACTGGCGCGGCGGCCGCGGCATTCTCGAGAACATCATCCCGTCCTCGACCGGTGCCGCCAAGGCAGTCGGCAAGGTCATCCCCGAGCTCAACAAGAAGCTCACCGGCATGGCTTTCCGCGTGCCGACCTCGGACGTGTCGGTTGTTGACCTGACCTGCGAATTGAGCAACGAGGCCACCTACGAGCAGATCTGCGCCGCCATGAAGGCCGCTTCCGAGGGTCCGATGAAGGGCGTTCTCGGCTACACCAACGAGAAGGTCGTGGCGACCGACTTCCGCGGCGAGAGCTGCACCTCGGTCTTCGATGCCGAAGCGGGCATGGCGCTCGACGGGACTTTCGTCAAGATCGTCTCGTGGTACGACAACGAGTGGGGCTACTCGTGCAAGGTGCTCGAAATGGTCCGGGTGATGACTCGCTGATCGAGTGAAAAGGGGCGCCCGCGGGCGCCCCGCTTGCTGCAACCGACACCAACAGACAACAGAAGAGACATGTCACGAGATACCAAGATCGTCGCCACCCTTGGTCCGGCATCGTCGAGCAGCGAAGTCCTCGAACGGATGATTCGTGCCGGCGTCGATGTCGTGCGCCTCAACTTCTCGCACGGTTCGGCCGACGACCACATCGCGCGCGCGCAATTGGTGCGCGAAGTGGCGGCCCGCGTGCAGCGGCCGGTGGGTATTCTCGCCGACCTGCAGGGGCCGAAAATCCGCGTCGGCAAGTTCGCCGAAGGGAAGATCTGGCTCGAACAGGGTGCGCGCTTCATCCTCGACTCGCGCTGCGAGCTGGGCGATGGCGAACGCGTGGGGCTCGATTACAAGGACCTGACGCGAGACGTCTCGGCCGGCAGTGTACTCCTGCTCGACGATGGACGCATCGTCCTCGACGTCGAACGGGTCGTCGGCAGCGAGATCTTCACCGTCGTCCGCCACGGCGGCGAACTCTCCAACAACAAGGGAATCAACCGCCAGGGCGGCGGCCTTTCGGCACCGGCGCTGACCGCCAAGGACATGGACGACATCCGCACTGCGGCGAGCATCGGCGTCGATTTTGTCGCCGTCTCGTTCCCCAAGAGTGCCGCCGACATGTACATGGCCAAGCAGTTGATCCACGCCGCCGGTGGTCAGGCGCTGACCATCGCCAAGATCGAGCGGGTGGAGGCGGTGGCGGCGCTCGAGGAGATCATCGCCTCGTCGGACGGCATCATGGTGGCGCGCGGCGATCTGGCGGTCGAGGTGGGCGATGCGGCGGTGCCGGCACTGCAGAAACGCATGATCCAGATGGCGCGTGAGAAGAACAAGCTGGCGATCACCGCGACGCAGATGATGGAGTCGATGATCCTCTCGCCGACGCCGACGCGGGCCGAGGTTTCGGACGTCGCCAACGCCGTCCTCGATGGCACCGATGCCGTGATGCTGTCGGCCGAAACGGCTTCCGGCAGGTATCCGGTCGAAACCGTCGAAGCGATGACCAGGATCTGCCAGGCGGCGGAAAAATCGGCCGAGGTCACTCTCGACAGCGCCTTCCTCAATCAGGTCTTCACGCGCATCGACCAGACCATTTCGCTGGCCGCGATCTGGACGGCGCACCACCTCAAGGTCAAGGCGATCGCTGCCCTAACCGAATCCGGGGCGACGGCGCTCTGGATGAGCCGCCTCAACTGTGGCGTCCCGGTCTACGCGCTGACCCCGCGCCCGGAGGCGCTGACCAAGATGTGCCTTTACCGGGCCGTCTATCCGCTGTTCATGACGCAGCGACCGACCACCCGCGATGAACTCCTGCACGACGCCGAAGAACTGCTGACCAACGCCGGCATCGTCGAAAAGGGAGACTTCATCGTCCTCACTGCCGGCGACCCGATGGGCAGCAGCGGCAGTACCAATACGCTGAAGATCGTCCGCGTCGGCGATCGCCAGGCTTACCAGGTCTGACGGGGGCAGCGAAGCTTCGACGAATCCTGAACACTCCGGTCGGACCGTCCTTCCCGGCAAGCCGTTCGGGCTGCCTGCCCTGCCCGCCCCCGCGGGCAACAACTGGAGAAACCAATCATGCCAATCGTATCGATGCGTCAATTGCTCGACCACGCCGCCGAGAACGGCTATGGTCTGCCCGCTTTCAACGTCAACAACATGGAGCAGGTGTGGGCCATCATGGAGGCCGCCGCCGAGGTCGACGCGCCGGTGATCATGCAGGCCTCGGCCGGTGCCCGCAAGTATGCCGGAGAGCCCTTCCTCCGCCACCAGATTCTGGCGGCACTCGAAGCCTATCCGCACATCCCGATCGTCATGCACCAGGACCATGGCCAGTCGCCCGCCGTCTGCATGGCCGCCATCCGCTCCGGCTTCTCGTCGGTGATGATGGACGGCTCGCTGATGGCCGACGGCAAGAGCGTGGCTTCCTACGAGTACAACGTCGAGGTCACCAGCAAGGTGGTCGAGTTCGCTCATGCCATCGGCGTCTCGGTCGAGGGTGAACTGGGTGTCCTCGGCTCGCTCGAAACGATGCGCGGCGACAAGGAGGACGGTCACGGTGCCGAAGGCACCATGACCCGCGAGCAACTGCTGACCGACGTCGAGCAGGCAGCCGATTTCGTCAGGCAGACGCAGTGCGACGCGCTGGCGATCGCCATCGGCACCTCGCACGGCGCCTACAAGTTCACCAAGAAGCCGACCGGCGACATCCTGGCGATCGACCGCATCCGTGAGATCAACCAGCGCATCCCGAACTGCCACCTGGTGATGCACGGCTCGTCGTCGGTGCCACAGGAACTGCTCGAGGAGATTCGCGAGTTCGGCGGCGACATGAAGGAGACCTACGGCGTGCCGGTCGAAGAGATCGTCACCGGCATCAAGCACGGTGTCCGCAAGGTCAACATCGACACCGACATCCGCCTGGCGATGACCGGCGCGATTCGCCGCTATTTCGCCGAGAACCCAGCCAAGTTCGACCCGCGCGACTACCTCAAGCCGGCCCGTGAGGCGGCGAAGAAGATCTGCCGCGCGCGTTACGAGGCCTTCGGCACCGCCGGCCAGGCGAGCCGGATCAAGGTAATCCCGCTTGAACGGATGGCCGAACGCTACCGCAGCGGTGAGCTCGGGCAGACCGTCGTCTGATCGATGCTCCGGCCGCCGCGGTGCGCGGGCACCACGGCGCCTCCCGACCGATGCAGACGCAGCCTGAGCAACCGCCAGCCGATCACGCGCAGCACCCGCTGCGCCAGTTGCTCAACGACGAGTTCCATTCCCGACCGGCGCCGCCGCTGGTGGCGCCGGCACTCGTCTCGCGGCTCGTGTTCACGCACGACGCCGCCGCGCTCGCAGGTGAAAGCCGGCGCCTCGACGACGCTGCCGGTCGCACCGGACTGAGCCGGCTGAGCGGCTCGGCGAACGCGATCCTGTTCGCCGGCGCCGGCTTCATCCTGCGCTGGGAACGGCACACGGAATTCTCCAGCTACACGGTGTCCTGCTCGCCGACCACTGCCGGCGCGACGGCTGCGACCGCCAGTGCGCTCGACCTGCTGCCGCGCGAGTGCCTGCAGGGAATACCCGGGCAACTGATCGTCGCCACCCATGTCGAGCTGCGAGCGGCTGCCGAGGTCTCGCCGCAATCGGTCACCGCCAACCTGTCGCCGACCGGACGGCAGATGGTCGCGGCACAGGTTGCCGACCAGGCCGCCTGGGTGTTCACCGATTTCATGCTCGACCAGGGAGCGACCAGGTTTCTCGTCCTCGACCGCTCGCTGACCCCGCGACAGGCAGGGCGCACGGTACAGCGCCTGCTGGAAATCGAAACCTATCGCCTGCTGGCGCTGCTGGCGCTGCCGGTTGCCAGGGAGATCGGTGGCTGGATGCACGACGCCGAAGAAGAACTCGCGACGATGGTCGACCACATCGGCGAGGCCAGCTCGCCGGCCGACGAAAGCAGGGTTCTCGGTGAGCTGACGCGACTCGCGGCAAAGGTCGAGCACTCGCTGGCGCGCACCAACTTCCGCTTCGCCGCCGCCCGCGCCTATCACGAACTGGTGATGCAGCGCATCAGCGAACTGCGTGAGACGCGCGTCAGCGGCTGCCCGACCTTCCATGAGATCATGCAGCGCCGCTTGCTGCCGGCCATGCAGACCTGCAAGGCAATGGCCGGCCGCCAGGACGAGTTGTCGGATCGCCTGGCACGCACCAGCCAGTTGTTGCGCACGCGCGTGGACGTCGAGGTGGAAAGGCAGAACCAGGAACTGCTGACGCAGATGAACCGCCGCGCCCACCTGCAACTGCGGCTGCAGGAGACCGTCGAGGGACTGTCGGTGGTCGCCATCACCTACTATGCCTCGCAACTGGTGCACTATCTCGCCAAGGGGGGCGCGCATCTGCTGCCGCAGATCTCGCCCGAACTCGCCACCGCCGCGTCGATTCCGCTGATCGCGGCCTGCGCCATGCTCGGCATCCGCCGCCTGCGCAAGCGGCTGCAGCAGCGGGAAAACGCCGCGCCTTGAGCTGCACTGCAGCGGCACGCATCGACGCCGCCGCCGCTGTCGTGCGCCGGCACCGTTGCGGCACCGCCGTGGCGACCGCCGGGCCGCCCGCGTTCTGCCCTATAATCGCGGGCTCGAGCCCCTTCACCCGCCATCGCAGCCCCCGGAACAAGCACGTGAGCGCAGCCCTGTTCGAATCGAGCATCACCAGCCTGCCGCTGCTCGGCCGCGGCAAGGTGCGCGACATCTACGCCGTCGGCAGCGACCGGCTGCTGGTCGTCACCAGCGACCGCCTGTCGGCTTTCGACGTCATCCTCCCCGACCCGGTGCCCGACAAGGGCCGCGTGCTGACGCGCCTCGCCCGCTTCTGGTTCGACCGCCTCGCGGCGATCATCCCCAACCAGCTCACCGGAATCGACCCGGAATCGGTCGTCGCGGCCGACGAGCGCTGGCAGGTGCGGAAGCGCGCTCTGGTCGTCCGGCGCCTGCGGCCGCTGCCGATCGAGGCGGTGGTGCGGGGCTACCTGATCGGCTCCGGCTGGCAGGACTACCAAGCGACCGGCGCCGTCTGCGGCATCGCCCTGCCCGCCGGACTGCAGCTCGCCAGCCGCCTGCCGCAACCGATCTTCACGCCGGCGACCAAGGCGGCGATCGGCGATCACGACGAGAACATCGACTTCGAACGTGCCGCTGCCGAATGCACGCGCGCACTCGCCGACCTGCTGCCGGCCAGCGGGCGAAACGGCGAGGAGGTGGCCAGCCAGGCACGCGCGGCAGCCATCGCGCTGTACACCGCTGCCGCGACGCATGCGGCCGCCCGCGGCATCATCATCGCCGATACCAAGTTCGAGTTCGGACTCGACGCCAGCGGCGTCCTGCACCTGATCGACGAGGCGCTGACTCCCGACTCGTCACGCTTCTGGCCAGCCGACGCCTACCGCGAGGGCGTCAGCCCACCGTCCTTCGACAAGCAGTACGTGCGGGATTACCTCGAGACCCTCGCCTGGAACAAGCGGGCGCCCGGACCACGACTGCCGGCCGCTGTGCTCGCCGGCACGCGCGCCAGGTACGTCGAGGCCTGTGAACGGCTGACCGGCGAGAAGTTCGTCGACTGATCGACCGCCCGGCGCAACGCGCATGGCAGCGGTCTTCGTCCCTCTCTCACAAGGAGTGCGCATGAGTGTGGAGACAAGCCCAAACAACCGCCTGGCTTCATTGCCCACGGTACGCAGCGTCGGCATTGGCCGGCCGTTCGCCTGGCTGGCCGCGGGCTGGCGGGATATGTGCGCCAACCCGATTGCCAGCCTCGCCTATGGCTTGCTGTTCGCCATCGCGGGCGACCTGATCACCATCTTCGCCTGGCGCAACGGACAGATCTTCATCGTCGCCACCTCGGGCTTTTTCCTCGTCGCGCCCTTGCTCGCCGGTGGCCTCTACGAAATCAGTAGGCGCTGGGAACGCGGCCAGAAATCGACCTTCATCGGCTCGCTGGCTGGCGGCCGCCGCAACGCCATCGAACTCGCCAAGCTGGGACTGCTGCTGGGATTCTGCGGCCTCGCCTGGGAGCGCATCTCCAGCTTCCTGTTCGCTTTCCTGGCGCCCGGAATCGTTCCCGACCTGCTCGCACTGCTGGCCGAGATCCATCTCTCGGTCGAGCACCGCGACCTGCTGCTGATCTGGATTCTCGCCGGGGGAGTACAGGCGCTGCTGGTGTTTTCACTGACCGTGGTCTCGGTCCCCCTGCTGCTCGACCGGCCGGCGACTGTCGGCACTGCCATCCGCGCCAGTCTGCGCGCGGTCGACGCCAACCTGCTGCCGATGATCGTCTGGGGCGTGATCGTCGTCACCCTGACCGCGCTTGGCTTTCTCACCCTGTTCTTCGGGCTCGTCGTCCTCATGCCCCTGCTCGGGCAC
This genomic interval carries:
- a CDS encoding CbbQ/NirQ/NorQ/GpvN family protein; its protein translation is MTDSEQYRVRQEPFYRQQDNEVALYAAAYAARLPVMVKGPTGCGKSRFIEYMAWKLDRPLITVACNEDMTASDLVGRYLLEAGGTRWLDGPLTTAARIGAICYLDEIVEARQDTTVVIHPLTDHRRTLPLDKKGELLRAHADFQLVISYNPGYQSLMKDLKQSTKQRFTAFDFDYPEAELEATILASESGIDHALATQLVAVAAAARRLKGHGLDEGVSTRLLVYAATLIRNGVAGGDACRMALVRPITDDRDIRDTLEHAIDAIFACG
- a CDS encoding ribulose-bisphosphate carboxylase, encoding MDQSNRYADLGLREEDLIQGGRHILVAYKMKPKAGHDYLPAAAHFAAESSTGTNVEVSTTDDFTRGVDALVYHIDEASEEMRIAYPLELFDRNVTDGRMMIVSFLTLCIGNNQGMGDIEHAKIYDFYVPERALQLFDGPAKDISDLWRILGRPIRDGGYIAGTIIKPKLGLRPEPFAAAAYQFWLGGDFIKNDEPQGNQVFAPMKKVMPLVYDAMKRAQDETGQAKIFSANITADDHYEMCARADYILETFGPDADKVAFLVDGYVGGPGMVTTARRQYPNQYLHYHRAGHGAITSPSSKRGYTAYVLAKMARLQGASGIHVGTMGFGKMEGDADDRAIAYIIERDEYQGPAYYQKWYGMKPTTPIISGGMNALRLPGFFANLGHGNVINTAGGGSYGHIDSPAAGAISLRQAYECWKAGADPIEWARQHREFARAFESFPGDADMLHPGWRDRLGVHR
- the tkt gene encoding transketolase, whose amino-acid sequence is MQPPLPDPRSIVPTPFAPLTSVIRALAMDAVQQANSGHPGMPMGMAEIAEVLWRRHLRHDPADPGWPDRDRFVLSNGHGSMLLYALLHLSGYDVSLDDLKKFRQFRSRTPGHPEVGHTAGVETTTGPLGQGLANAVGMAIAERLLAAEFNRPGHEVVNHMTYVFVGDGCLMEGISHEACSLAGTLGLGKLVAIYDDNGISIDGQVAGWFTDDTRQRFEAYGWQVIAGVDGHDAQAIDEALLAARTTGERPTLICCRTQIGFGAPNKAGSHDAHGAPLGAAEVAATRAHIDWPHAPFDIPVEVYEQWDGRVRGGFLHSNWQTRFAAYAAAFPEQAAEFSRRMQGELPTGWQDTVAGCLAGAVSAGGVATRKASQNAIAALAPQLPELVGGSADLTGSNLTWWPGAQAIARQQGGNYIYYGVREFAMTAIANGLALHGGLIPYTATFLVFSDYARSAIRMAALMRLRQIMVYTHDSIGLGEDGPTHQPIEHLACLRLIPNVDLWRPADAVETAIAWVAGIERRDGPTILALSRQNLPVVSSAAAASAIRRGGYVLADRPAPRVILIATGSEVRLALDAQQALATDGIAARVVSMPCVEAFDRQETAYRDAVLTRAIPRLAIEAGVSSFWYKYVGLDGAVLGIDRFGESAPADQLFDSFGFTVANVVRIVKSLL
- the gap gene encoding type I glyceraldehyde-3-phosphate dehydrogenase, whose protein sequence is MTIKVGINGFGRIGRMVFRAAVKHFPDIEVVGINDLLEPDYLAYMLKYDSVHRRFDGDISVDGNTLVVNGKRIRLTAVKDPAELKWDEVGADVVVESTGLFLTLDTCQKHIAAGARKVIQSAPSKDDTPMFVFGVNDKTYAGQTIISNASCTTNCLAPVAKVLNDNWGIKRGLMTTVHAATATQKTVDGPSNKDWRGGRGILENIIPSSTGAAKAVGKVIPELNKKLTGMAFRVPTSDVSVVDLTCELSNEATYEQICAAMKAASEGPMKGVLGYTNEKVVATDFRGESCTSVFDAEAGMALDGTFVKIVSWYDNEWGYSCKVLEMVRVMTR
- the pyk gene encoding pyruvate kinase — translated: MSRDTKIVATLGPASSSSEVLERMIRAGVDVVRLNFSHGSADDHIARAQLVREVAARVQRPVGILADLQGPKIRVGKFAEGKIWLEQGARFILDSRCELGDGERVGLDYKDLTRDVSAGSVLLLDDGRIVLDVERVVGSEIFTVVRHGGELSNNKGINRQGGGLSAPALTAKDMDDIRTAASIGVDFVAVSFPKSAADMYMAKQLIHAAGGQALTIAKIERVEAVAALEEIIASSDGIMVARGDLAVEVGDAAVPALQKRMIQMAREKNKLAITATQMMESMILSPTPTRAEVSDVANAVLDGTDAVMLSAETASGRYPVETVEAMTRICQAAEKSAEVTLDSAFLNQVFTRIDQTISLAAIWTAHHLKVKAIAALTESGATALWMSRLNCGVPVYALTPRPEALTKMCLYRAVYPLFMTQRPTTRDELLHDAEELLTNAGIVEKGDFIVLTAGDPMGSSGSTNTLKIVRVGDRQAYQV
- a CDS encoding fructose-bisphosphate aldolase class II; amino-acid sequence: MPIVSMRQLLDHAAENGYGLPAFNVNNMEQVWAIMEAAAEVDAPVIMQASAGARKYAGEPFLRHQILAALEAYPHIPIVMHQDHGQSPAVCMAAIRSGFSSVMMDGSLMADGKSVASYEYNVEVTSKVVEFAHAIGVSVEGELGVLGSLETMRGDKEDGHGAEGTMTREQLLTDVEQAADFVRQTQCDALAIAIGTSHGAYKFTKKPTGDILAIDRIREINQRIPNCHLVMHGSSSVPQELLEEIREFGGDMKETYGVPVEEIVTGIKHGVRKVNIDTDIRLAMTGAIRRYFAENPAKFDPRDYLKPAREAAKKICRARYEAFGTAGQASRIKVIPLERMAERYRSGELGQTVV
- a CDS encoding DUF3422 domain-containing protein; this translates as MQTQPEQPPADHAQHPLRQLLNDEFHSRPAPPLVAPALVSRLVFTHDAAALAGESRRLDDAAGRTGLSRLSGSANAILFAGAGFILRWERHTEFSSYTVSCSPTTAGATAATASALDLLPRECLQGIPGQLIVATHVELRAAAEVSPQSVTANLSPTGRQMVAAQVADQAAWVFTDFMLDQGATRFLVLDRSLTPRQAGRTVQRLLEIETYRLLALLALPVAREIGGWMHDAEEELATMVDHIGEASSPADESRVLGELTRLAAKVEHSLARTNFRFAAARAYHELVMQRISELRETRVSGCPTFHEIMQRRLLPAMQTCKAMAGRQDELSDRLARTSQLLRTRVDVEVERQNQELLTQMNRRAHLQLRLQETVEGLSVVAITYYASQLVHYLAKGGAHLLPQISPELATAASIPLIAACAMLGIRRLRKRLQQRENAAP
- a CDS encoding phosphoribosylaminoimidazolesuccinocarboxamide synthase, which produces MSAALFESSITSLPLLGRGKVRDIYAVGSDRLLVVTSDRLSAFDVILPDPVPDKGRVLTRLARFWFDRLAAIIPNQLTGIDPESVVAADERWQVRKRALVVRRLRPLPIEAVVRGYLIGSGWQDYQATGAVCGIALPAGLQLASRLPQPIFTPATKAAIGDHDENIDFERAAAECTRALADLLPASGRNGEEVASQARAAAIALYTAAATHAAARGIIIADTKFEFGLDASGVLHLIDEALTPDSSRFWPADAYREGVSPPSFDKQYVRDYLETLAWNKRAPGPRLPAAVLAGTRARYVEACERLTGEKFVD
- a CDS encoding DUF2189 domain-containing protein; this translates as MSVETSPNNRLASLPTVRSVGIGRPFAWLAAGWRDMCANPIASLAYGLLFAIAGDLITIFAWRNGQIFIVATSGFFLVAPLLAGGLYEISRRWERGQKSTFIGSLAGGRRNAIELAKLGLLLGFCGLAWERISSFLFAFLAPGIVPDLLALLAEIHLSVEHRDLLLIWILAGGVQALLVFSLTVVSVPLLLDRPATVGTAIRASLRAVDANLLPMIVWGVIVVTLTALGFLTLFFGLVVLMPLLGHATWHAYRDLVE